A window of Paenibacillus polygoni contains these coding sequences:
- a CDS encoding glycoside hydrolase family 32 protein: MDWTREQRYRKIEEVSPEEISNLKNKVNLCPWRQTFHIQPETGLLNDPNGFSYYNGEYHLFYQWFPLGPVHGLKYWYHTKSKNLVHWENVGIGITPGDEFDSHGAYSGSAIEHNDKLYLIYTGNTRDEQWIRHPYQCMAIMNQQGEISKKLDKPIIADVPAGYTDHYRDPKVSKSGDTFYLVIGAQRDNKTGCVVLYSSADLMTWEFEGEIKTKLDSFGYMWECPDYFELQDQGVLIFSPQGLEPEGDKFHNIYQSGYVLGAKLDLQSRVLQHGDFIELDRGFDFYAPQTMIDPEERRILVGWMGLPDIEYPTDRNEWAHCLTLPRQLFIRDGKLVQQPVKELQALRKYKYEAEAALFNETKMVDGFKGTTYELICEFEQADAAAFGIEFRASNEEKTVIKYDVSQKKVILDRTLSGEEVGAAYGTTRSCSLEADRIKFHLFVDSSSVEIFVNDGIEVFTSRIFPSQDSKDIRFFVTEGSVNFKTVKWDY, translated from the coding sequence ATGGATTGGACGAGAGAACAGAGGTACCGAAAAATAGAAGAAGTTAGCCCAGAGGAAATAAGCAACCTAAAAAATAAAGTTAACCTTTGTCCATGGCGGCAAACGTTTCATATTCAACCGGAAACCGGGCTTTTGAATGATCCGAACGGGTTCTCTTATTATAATGGGGAATATCATTTATTCTATCAGTGGTTTCCACTTGGGCCAGTACACGGTCTGAAATATTGGTATCATACTAAATCTAAAAATCTTGTTCACTGGGAGAACGTTGGAATAGGAATAACACCTGGTGATGAATTTGACAGTCATGGGGCTTATTCGGGAAGTGCTATAGAGCATAATGATAAATTATATTTAATTTATACAGGGAATACACGGGATGAGCAGTGGATAAGGCACCCTTATCAATGTATGGCAATCATGAATCAGCAAGGTGAAATATCCAAAAAACTGGATAAACCGATTATTGCTGATGTTCCTGCCGGGTATACGGATCATTACCGTGATCCAAAGGTGTCGAAATCAGGAGATACTTTCTATCTTGTTATTGGAGCACAGAGAGACAACAAAACAGGCTGTGTAGTCTTATACAGTTCGGCGGATCTAATGACTTGGGAGTTTGAAGGGGAAATCAAGACAAAGTTGGACTCATTCGGTTACATGTGGGAGTGTCCCGATTACTTTGAACTTCAAGATCAAGGAGTACTCATTTTCTCGCCACAAGGCTTAGAGCCAGAGGGAGATAAATTCCATAATATTTATCAATCGGGTTATGTCCTTGGAGCGAAGCTCGATCTACAGAGTAGAGTATTACAGCATGGTGACTTCATAGAGCTTGATCGAGGTTTTGATTTTTATGCTCCGCAAACTATGATAGATCCAGAAGAGCGCCGAATCCTTGTGGGATGGATGGGCTTACCGGATATTGAATATCCAACGGACCGGAATGAGTGGGCACATTGCCTCACATTACCGAGACAGCTATTTATTCGGGATGGTAAGTTGGTGCAACAGCCGGTTAAGGAGCTTCAGGCACTTCGCAAATATAAATATGAAGCAGAAGCTGCGCTTTTTAATGAAACAAAAATGGTTGATGGGTTTAAGGGAACCACTTATGAATTGATTTGTGAATTTGAACAAGCAGATGCAGCTGCGTTTGGAATTGAATTTCGTGCAAGCAATGAAGAAAAAACGGTAATTAAATATGACGTTTCTCAGAAAAAAGTAATCCTTGACCGTACTTTATCAGGCGAAGAGGTGGGCGCCGCTTATGGAACAACAAGATCGTGTAGTTTGGAGGCAGACAGAATAAAATTCCACTTGTTTGTTGATTCCTCTTCGGTAGAAATTTTTGTGAATGACGGTATTGAGGTATTTACGAGTCGGATTTTCCCGAGTCAAGACAGCAAAGATATTCGTTTTTTTGTGACAGAGGGAAGCGTGAATTTCAAAACCGTTAAGTGGGATTATTAA
- a CDS encoding PTS transporter subunit EIIC — protein MKDKKKQYKTISEEILENIGGKENIAGVAHCATRLRIVLEDNDKADLKKVENIDLVKGVFIAGDQLQIIFGAGLVNDIYAVFSKLTETENMSLSDVKTKSSQKQNFFQQAIKSLSDVFIEIMPGILAAALLMGITGLLGQQGLFGEKSVIEMYPALEGINRLLSIVSSGIFTILPLLVVYSATKRYGGRPILGLVIGAIMLHPNLADAYEVAKGNVNPEVINILGLNIELVGFQGGIIIALMMGYVVAKLDQFFIKKVPDMIKLFLAPMLTVLVSSILLFTIIGPLGRELAQLVTTSLLWTTQNLGIFGYMIFAGIQQIIVITGLHHVIGAVEAQLLIDTGRNFINPLMSVALFGQGGAVLGYVLLHRKNTKVKELGISAFGSVIFGVSEPAIFGVTLKYKFPVIAGCIGGAIAGGYVYLTKLTSIGFGTTALPGLAIVSAENHGHLHYIIAHLIALTCGGLFTILYGNIIIKRADLSS, from the coding sequence ATGAAAGACAAAAAGAAACAATACAAAACGATATCGGAAGAGATATTAGAGAATATAGGAGGAAAAGAAAATATAGCCGGAGTCGCACATTGTGCGACCCGCCTAAGAATCGTATTAGAAGACAACGATAAGGCTGATTTAAAGAAAGTAGAAAATATAGATTTAGTTAAAGGAGTTTTCATAGCTGGAGATCAGCTTCAAATTATTTTTGGTGCAGGCTTAGTAAACGACATTTATGCAGTGTTTTCTAAGCTCACAGAAACAGAAAATATGTCTCTAAGTGATGTGAAGACAAAGTCCTCTCAGAAACAGAATTTTTTCCAGCAAGCAATCAAATCTTTATCTGATGTATTTATTGAGATTATGCCTGGGATCCTTGCCGCTGCCCTATTAATGGGGATTACAGGTTTGTTAGGACAACAGGGGTTATTTGGAGAAAAATCAGTTATAGAAATGTACCCCGCTTTAGAAGGGATTAACCGGTTGCTGTCGATTGTATCATCTGGAATATTTACTATATTACCGTTGTTAGTCGTATATTCTGCAACTAAAAGATATGGCGGCAGACCCATTCTTGGTTTAGTTATTGGCGCGATCATGCTGCATCCGAACTTAGCAGATGCTTATGAAGTAGCTAAAGGCAATGTTAATCCTGAAGTGATAAATATTTTAGGGTTAAATATTGAACTTGTTGGATTTCAAGGCGGCATTATTATTGCTCTAATGATGGGATATGTAGTAGCCAAACTAGATCAGTTCTTTATTAAAAAAGTGCCTGACATGATCAAGTTGTTTTTAGCACCGATGTTAACTGTACTCGTTTCTTCTATACTATTATTTACAATCATCGGGCCGCTTGGCCGTGAATTAGCTCAATTGGTAACCACTTCATTATTATGGACTACACAAAACTTAGGCATCTTTGGATATATGATCTTTGCAGGAATTCAGCAAATCATCGTAATTACAGGGTTACACCATGTTATAGGTGCGGTAGAAGCACAGCTTCTTATCGATACAGGGCGAAATTTCATAAATCCATTAATGTCAGTAGCCTTGTTTGGACAAGGGGGAGCAGTATTAGGATATGTCCTTTTACATCGAAAAAATACGAAAGTAAAAGAACTTGGAATTTCAGCATTTGGTTCCGTCATATTTGGTGTTTCAGAGCCAGCCATTTTTGGGGTCACTCTAAAATATAAATTCCCGGTGATTGCTGGATGTATTGGAGGAGCGATTGCAGGCGGTTATGTATATCTAACTAAACTTACTTCAATCGGATTTGGAACTACCGCTCTTCCAGGGTTAGCCATTGTATCTGCTGAAAATCACGGGCATCTTCATTATATTATCGCTCATTTGATCGCATTAACATGTGGTGGATTATTCACTATATTATACGGAAACATTATTATAAAAAGGGCAGATCTTAGCTCATAA
- a CDS encoding alpha-galactosidase, with the protein MAIHINNEQLLFHLQGKNTSYVMQVVRDGYLAHLYWGKRVHTYRGSNKIIYMDRGFSPNPDASDRTFSLDTLPQEYPAYGNGDFRIPAYQIQLNNGSTITDLRYKEYKMYKGKPKLEGLPSTYVEDENEAETLELIMEDKLLGLIVTLTYSLYPELDVITRSVHFKNEGSQNLKMLRALSASIDFRDDEYELITLYGAHNNEKNMERRRIVPGVQLVDSCRGASSPQQAPFLSLVRKGTDEDQGEVYAFNLVYSGNFTAQVQVDPYRNTRVSIGMNPFDFSWLLEPGETFQTPEVVMAYTANGLGDMSRIFHELYSKRLCRGTFRDKLRPILINNWEATYFDFNAEKIEEIAVEAKKAGIELLVLDDGWFGKRDDDNSSLGDWVVDQRKLPNGLLDLANRICELGLEFGLWFEPEMISMDSDLYRKHPDWCLHVENRPHTLGRNQLVLDLSREEVCQYVIESVSDVLASAPITYVKWDMNRHMTDIGSAALPPERQRETAHRYMLGLYKVMEEITSRFPNILFESCSSGGGRFDPGMLHYMPQTWTSDNTDAMCRLKIQYGTSLVYPPITMGAHVSTVPNHQVGRVTPLETRGHVAMAGNFGYELDLTTLTAQEKEEIKNQVALYKEIRPIIQFGKFHRILSPFEGNEAAWNFVSDDQSEVVASYFKVLSQPGASLRTLKFKGLNPDYIYKNVETGELFGGDELMNAGITLPRIKQDFLSMFWRFTKHHN; encoded by the coding sequence ATGGCAATTCACATCAATAACGAACAGCTTTTATTTCATCTGCAAGGGAAAAATACAAGTTATGTAATGCAGGTTGTTCGGGATGGATATTTAGCACATTTATATTGGGGGAAAAGAGTTCACACCTATCGTGGCAGCAATAAAATTATTTATATGGATAGAGGATTTTCTCCTAACCCTGATGCTTCGGATCGAACATTTTCACTCGATACGCTGCCTCAAGAATATCCCGCTTATGGGAATGGGGATTTTAGAATTCCGGCATATCAAATCCAGCTAAATAATGGCTCAACGATAACGGATCTTCGTTATAAAGAATACAAAATGTATAAAGGAAAGCCTAAATTAGAAGGATTGCCATCTACTTATGTAGAGGATGAGAATGAGGCAGAAACACTGGAGCTTATCATGGAGGATAAGCTGCTGGGATTGATTGTGACGCTAACTTATAGTCTGTACCCGGAATTAGATGTAATCACAAGGTCGGTTCATTTTAAAAATGAAGGGTCACAAAATTTGAAGATGCTTCGGGCGCTGAGTGCAAGCATTGATTTTCGAGATGATGAGTATGAATTAATTACACTATATGGTGCTCATAACAATGAAAAAAATATGGAGAGACGCAGAATTGTTCCAGGCGTTCAGTTAGTTGATAGCTGCCGGGGGGCGAGCAGTCCACAACAAGCACCATTTTTATCATTAGTAAGAAAAGGGACCGATGAAGATCAAGGGGAAGTGTATGCATTTAACCTTGTTTACAGTGGAAATTTCACGGCTCAAGTTCAAGTAGACCCATATCGAAATACAAGAGTATCTATAGGTATGAATCCTTTTGATTTCTCATGGTTATTGGAACCGGGAGAAACGTTTCAAACTCCTGAAGTTGTAATGGCTTACACAGCAAATGGGCTGGGGGATATGTCTAGGATCTTTCACGAGCTATATAGTAAAAGATTATGCCGCGGAACATTCCGAGATAAGCTAAGGCCCATACTCATTAATAACTGGGAAGCTACGTATTTTGATTTTAATGCGGAAAAGATTGAAGAAATTGCCGTAGAAGCAAAAAAAGCGGGTATTGAGCTGCTTGTATTAGATGATGGATGGTTTGGAAAAAGAGACGATGATAACAGTTCACTAGGGGATTGGGTTGTGGATCAGCGTAAACTGCCAAATGGATTATTAGACCTTGCTAATCGGATTTGTGAGCTCGGCCTGGAGTTTGGATTATGGTTTGAGCCTGAAATGATTTCAATGGACAGCGATTTATATAGAAAACACCCAGATTGGTGTCTGCATGTAGAAAATCGGCCGCACACACTAGGTCGGAATCAACTTGTTTTGGATTTATCGCGTGAGGAAGTGTGTCAGTACGTTATTGAATCTGTATCAGATGTTTTAGCAAGTGCACCGATTACCTATGTGAAATGGGACATGAATCGGCATATGACAGATATAGGATCAGCTGCATTGCCACCAGAAAGACAACGTGAAACTGCTCACCGTTATATGCTGGGTCTGTACAAGGTAATGGAAGAAATCACATCGAGATTCCCTAATATATTGTTTGAAAGTTGTTCTAGTGGTGGCGGTCGTTTTGACCCAGGAATGCTTCACTATATGCCGCAAACGTGGACAAGCGATAATACGGATGCCATGTGTAGACTTAAGATTCAATATGGAACCAGTCTCGTATATCCGCCGATTACCATGGGTGCACATGTATCCACTGTACCTAATCACCAAGTGGGAAGAGTAACTCCCCTGGAGACAAGAGGTCATGTTGCAATGGCTGGAAACTTCGGATATGAGCTAGATCTTACAACATTAACAGCTCAAGAAAAAGAGGAAATCAAAAATCAAGTTGCTTTATATAAAGAGATTCGGCCGATTATCCAGTTCGGAAAATTTCATCGAATACTCAGTCCATTCGAAGGAAATGAAGCTGCCTGGAACTTTGTTTCTGATGATCAATCAGAAGTAGTAGCTAGTTACTTCAAAGTGCTCTCGCAACCAGGAGCTTCCCTTCGAACCCTCAAATTCAAAGGGCTTAATCCAGACTATATTTATAAAAATGTCGAGACGGGTGAGCTATTTGGTGGAGACGAACTAATGAATGCAGGGATTACATTACCAAGGATCAAGCAAGACTTTCTAAGTATGTTCTGGAGATTTACCAAACATCATAATTGA
- a CDS encoding AraC family transcriptional regulator, translating to MTSSFSNHFSNHSYSNLDLNLYTCGREACEGNHSYGPAIRSGYMIHYVLRGKGIFKVHDKTYELGPQDAFLIEPNNLIYYEADADDPWEYIWIGFSGVKAKEYLNRTSLSTDNPIFTFEQTHSLADCMKSIISMTALNSNKDLLLTSKLYEFFYVLCELYPNLEITSEVKQQKYIEDALQFIEQNYANHITVNDVAKHISIDRSYLHRLFKQYLNKSPQQFLLNLRIEKSCFLLANSSLKIGDIARSVGYKDVLLFSKIFKQIKNCTPSEYRKRLL from the coding sequence ATGACCTCAAGTTTTTCTAATCATTTTTCTAATCATTCCTACAGTAATCTAGATCTTAACTTGTACACATGCGGTAGAGAAGCTTGCGAGGGAAATCACTCCTATGGCCCAGCGATTCGAAGCGGATATATGATTCATTATGTATTAAGAGGAAAAGGTATTTTTAAAGTACATGACAAAACTTATGAGCTCGGTCCACAAGATGCTTTCTTAATAGAGCCAAACAACCTAATTTATTATGAAGCAGATGCGGATGACCCTTGGGAATATATTTGGATTGGTTTTAGCGGGGTAAAAGCAAAAGAATATCTGAATAGGACAAGTTTATCTACAGACAATCCCATCTTCACGTTTGAGCAAACGCATAGTCTGGCTGATTGTATGAAAAGCATCATAAGTATGACGGCACTGAATTCTAATAAAGACCTGCTGCTGACATCAAAGCTCTATGAATTTTTCTATGTATTATGTGAGCTTTATCCGAATCTCGAAATTACTAGTGAAGTAAAACAACAGAAGTATATTGAAGATGCGCTTCAATTCATTGAGCAAAATTATGCAAATCATATTACTGTAAATGATGTGGCTAAACATATTTCTATTGATCGTTCCTATCTGCACCGGTTATTTAAGCAATATCTTAATAAATCCCCTCAACAATTTTTACTGAATCTAAGAATCGAAAAATCATGTTTTTTATTAGCCAATTCTTCACTTAAAATCGGAGATATCGCTCGGTCGGTAGGGTATAAAGATGTGCTTTTATTCTCGAAAATTTTTAAACAAATAAAAAACTGTACGCCCTCAGAATATAGGAAGAGGCTACTTTAA
- the glmS gene encoding glutamine--fructose-6-phosphate transaminase (isomerizing): MCGIVGYIGTKNTQNVLVEGLKKLEYRGYDSAGIAVFTPNGLQIQKSIGRLANLEAKLEDAPLQGNAGIGHTRWATHGKPSDENSHPHTDNSMKFSVVHNGIIENYLELKDELIAEGCSFTSETDTEVISHLVAREYDGDIVKAVQKAIKHLRGAFALGVLTEYEPDKLVAVRQASPLIIGIGEGENFIGSDIPAILEYTRNVYILNDGEMAVLTKDSVELMTIEGNFISREMTRVDWDAVTAEKNGFAHFMLKEIYEQPKAYRETMLGRISEDHKKIVLPDLNLTEEKIKNIKNIQIIACGTAYHAGLVGRTMIEQLARIPVETDVASEYRYRSPIVNSDTLVIVVSQSGETADTLAALREAQANGAHVLAITNVVGSSIARDANDVLATLAGPEIAVASTKAYSSQLIAFALFSLYLAQVRGTQTEETIANIIAAMQALPEQVEQMLEQAETIKEYAEQISTHKNLFFIGRGVDYAVAQEGSLKLKEISYIHSEAYAAGELKHGTLALIEEGIPVIALATQEDVLEKTVSNIKEVKARGADVMVITHEENVATLLKSVDQAYAIPKTLPILTPTLAVVPLQLLAYYASLALGLDVDKPRNLAKSVTVE, translated from the coding sequence ATGTGTGGAATCGTTGGATATATCGGAACTAAAAATACGCAAAATGTATTAGTAGAAGGTTTGAAAAAATTGGAGTACCGTGGTTATGATTCTGCGGGGATTGCTGTATTCACTCCAAACGGTCTTCAAATTCAAAAATCAATTGGTCGTCTTGCTAATCTTGAAGCGAAGCTTGAAGATGCTCCACTACAAGGTAACGCAGGAATTGGACATACACGCTGGGCTACCCATGGTAAGCCTTCGGATGAGAACTCTCATCCACATACAGATAACAGCATGAAATTCTCTGTAGTTCATAACGGAATTATTGAGAACTACTTGGAACTGAAAGATGAATTGATCGCTGAAGGATGCAGCTTTACATCTGAAACTGATACCGAAGTTATCTCTCACTTGGTTGCACGTGAATACGACGGCGATATCGTAAAAGCAGTACAAAAAGCGATTAAACACCTGCGTGGTGCTTTTGCACTTGGAGTACTTACTGAGTATGAGCCAGATAAATTGGTTGCTGTTCGTCAAGCAAGCCCACTGATCATCGGTATTGGTGAAGGCGAGAACTTTATTGGCTCTGACATTCCAGCTATTCTCGAATATACTCGTAACGTGTATATCCTGAATGACGGTGAGATGGCAGTTCTGACAAAAGACTCTGTCGAATTGATGACAATTGAGGGGAATTTTATTTCTCGGGAAATGACTCGTGTCGATTGGGACGCTGTTACAGCTGAGAAAAACGGATTTGCTCACTTTATGTTGAAAGAAATTTACGAACAGCCAAAAGCATACCGTGAAACTATGCTTGGCCGTATTTCTGAAGATCATAAAAAGATTGTTCTTCCTGATCTAAACTTGACAGAAGAGAAAATTAAAAATATTAAAAACATTCAAATCATTGCATGCGGAACTGCATACCATGCTGGTCTTGTAGGACGTACTATGATTGAACAATTGGCACGTATTCCAGTAGAAACTGATGTGGCTTCCGAGTATCGTTACCGTTCACCAATCGTGAACTCTGATACACTCGTAATTGTTGTCAGCCAATCTGGTGAAACTGCTGATACGCTTGCTGCACTTCGTGAAGCTCAAGCAAACGGTGCACACGTACTTGCAATCACTAACGTAGTAGGAAGCTCGATTGCTCGTGATGCGAACGATGTACTTGCTACACTTGCAGGTCCAGAAATTGCTGTTGCTTCAACCAAAGCTTACAGCTCCCAGCTTATCGCATTTGCGCTCTTTAGCTTGTATCTTGCACAAGTTCGCGGAACACAAACAGAAGAAACCATTGCAAACATTATTGCTGCAATGCAAGCTCTGCCTGAGCAAGTGGAGCAAATGCTTGAACAAGCAGAAACAATCAAAGAATATGCAGAGCAAATCTCTACACACAAGAACCTGTTCTTCATCGGCCGCGGTGTTGACTACGCTGTAGCACAAGAAGGTTCCTTGAAACTGAAAGAGATCTCTTATATTCACTCTGAAGCATATGCAGCTGGAGAATTGAAGCACGGAACACTTGCTTTGATCGAAGAAGGTATTCCTGTTATTGCTCTGGCTACACAAGAAGATGTTCTTGAGAAAACAGTAAGTAACATCAAAGAAGTGAAAGCACGCGGTGCGGATGTTATGGTCATTACTCATGAAGAGAATGTAGCAACTCTGCTTAAATCCGTAGACCAAGCATATGCAATTCCTAAAACATTGCCAATCTTGACTCCAACACTAGCTGTTGTACCACTTCAATTGCTTGCTTACTACGCATCTCTTGCTCTGGGTCTTGATGTGGATAAACCACGTAACCTTGCGAAGAGTGTAACTGTTGAATAA
- the glmM gene encoding phosphoglucosamine mutase — MGKYFGTDGVRGVANKELTAEMAYSIGRCGGYVLAGGVERPKVVIGMDTRISGLMLESALIAGLLSIGADVIRLGVVSTPAVAYLTRTLKADAGVMISASHNPVQDNGIKFFGGDGFKLSDETENRIEELMDAYEDELPRPIGGNLGALTVNDQAKFEYIDYLKTTVSSRFDGLKIVLDCAHGAAYELAPKLFADLGAEVITIGAEPTGLNINDHCGSTHPEKLKEEVLRHGADLGLAFDGDADRLIAIDETGAEVDGDFILCICGDAMNRAGKLKDGTIVSTVMSNIGFYKATEKLGLKTAKTAVGDRYVMEEMRRGGYNLGGEQSGHVIFLDYNTTGDGMLTGIQLVNTLKESGKKLSELKSIMKQYPQVLVNVRVEDKSKFEGNKGIEEAIVAVENKLGDNGRVLVRASGTESLIRVMAEGPDRDELEQFVEQIAVVVKKELSV, encoded by the coding sequence ATGGGGAAATATTTTGGTACCGATGGAGTTCGTGGAGTTGCCAATAAAGAATTAACAGCAGAAATGGCCTACAGTATTGGCCGCTGTGGAGGTTATGTACTAGCTGGCGGAGTAGAGCGTCCAAAAGTGGTGATTGGTATGGATACTCGAATTTCAGGACTTATGCTGGAATCAGCTCTAATCGCTGGACTATTGTCCATCGGGGCAGATGTAATTCGTCTTGGTGTCGTTTCTACACCAGCAGTAGCGTATTTGACGCGAACTCTTAAAGCAGATGCGGGAGTAATGATCTCAGCTTCTCATAATCCGGTACAAGATAACGGCATCAAATTTTTTGGTGGCGATGGTTTTAAACTTTCTGATGAGACAGAGAATCGCATTGAAGAGTTAATGGATGCTTATGAAGATGAACTCCCACGTCCAATCGGGGGTAATTTAGGTGCGCTTACCGTTAATGATCAAGCGAAGTTTGAATATATTGATTACTTGAAAACAACAGTTTCATCTCGTTTTGACGGACTGAAAATTGTACTCGACTGTGCACATGGTGCTGCTTATGAACTTGCTCCAAAACTGTTTGCAGACCTAGGAGCTGAAGTAATCACCATTGGTGCGGAACCAACGGGACTTAATATCAATGATCACTGCGGATCTACCCATCCCGAGAAACTAAAAGAAGAAGTTCTGCGTCATGGTGCAGACCTTGGACTTGCTTTTGATGGCGATGCAGACCGTCTGATTGCTATTGATGAGACAGGGGCAGAAGTAGACGGTGACTTTATTCTGTGTATTTGCGGCGATGCAATGAATCGTGCAGGCAAATTAAAAGACGGAACCATCGTGTCCACGGTGATGAGTAATATTGGATTCTATAAAGCAACTGAAAAATTAGGTCTTAAAACAGCAAAAACTGCAGTCGGCGACCGTTACGTGATGGAAGAAATGCGCCGCGGGGGATATAACCTGGGCGGAGAACAATCCGGACATGTAATCTTCCTTGATTACAATACGACTGGTGATGGTATGCTGACAGGTATTCAGCTAGTCAATACACTTAAAGAGTCTGGTAAAAAACTCAGCGAGCTTAAATCAATCATGAAACAATATCCTCAGGTTCTTGTGAATGTTCGTGTAGAAGACAAGAGCAAGTTTGAAGGAAATAAAGGCATTGAAGAAGCTATTGTTGCAGTAGAGAACAAGCTTGGCGATAACGGCCGTGTCCTAGTGCGGGCATCTGGAACCGAGTCCTTAATTCGTGTTATGGCAGAAGGTCCAGACCGTGACGAATTGGAACAATTCGTAGAACAAATTGCAGTTGTCGTGAAAAAAGAGCTTTCTGTATAA
- a CDS encoding CdaR family protein has product MDKWFNNNNFAKILALAVSLLLWAMVHSNDVTPTPTTNTSIEPRAIDNVKIEAYGIDSSKYVLTSMSETEVEMQVRGQRSVLTSVFTDEYKVRLDLSNVGPGTTTLPLSHVVPKGVEFVSMEPSSVTVTIEELSSQNFEVNVVTTGTPADGYAAGIPVITPNEPVKVTLPVSQLAAVGKVQGTVNIDGATENVTEKKVKLAAYDLEGKEIEGAVIEPAAVSVDIPITEEFAKVPLKIKYEGQLPEGLTLAKVDSNVSEVTLFGSQEAIVGIESYSGVTLDLSTLTEAGTETIKADLTPPSGFEKIEPSSVVLTVTVVASEESSISEKIIRNVPITLQEPGGSFTATITRPQSANKDITVSGPSDMLDNVDASDIKLVADARNLKEGNHVVALQVEAPDYVTVTSSSGDLKVSVHVKDDSKETSTTPVEPETKPDEDSKAETPNQGSEENTDTGSSDGNNDETMESDSEENDSSAGANLSSP; this is encoded by the coding sequence ATGGATAAATGGTTCAATAATAACAATTTTGCCAAAATCTTGGCGCTCGCTGTCAGTCTTTTGTTGTGGGCTATGGTTCATTCGAACGATGTTACACCGACACCGACAACAAACACTTCAATAGAACCTCGTGCGATCGATAATGTCAAAATTGAAGCCTATGGAATTGATTCGTCTAAATATGTACTGACATCCATGAGTGAAACGGAAGTAGAAATGCAGGTTAGAGGTCAGCGCTCTGTACTCACTTCTGTATTCACGGATGAATATAAAGTAAGACTGGATTTAAGTAATGTGGGCCCGGGTACGACGACGCTTCCTCTTAGTCATGTAGTTCCAAAAGGCGTGGAATTTGTGTCTATGGAACCTTCGAGCGTAACCGTTACGATTGAGGAATTATCGTCACAAAACTTTGAAGTAAATGTGGTCACCACAGGAACCCCGGCAGATGGATATGCAGCAGGGATACCAGTTATTACGCCAAATGAACCTGTAAAAGTCACCTTACCGGTTAGTCAACTTGCTGCTGTTGGGAAAGTTCAGGGCACGGTTAATATTGATGGGGCAACTGAGAATGTAACTGAGAAAAAGGTGAAGTTAGCAGCTTATGATCTGGAAGGAAAAGAGATAGAAGGAGCGGTCATTGAACCAGCTGCAGTCTCTGTCGATATTCCGATAACTGAGGAGTTCGCTAAAGTTCCTTTGAAAATTAAGTATGAAGGTCAGCTCCCCGAAGGGCTTACTTTAGCCAAAGTGGATTCAAATGTGAGTGAGGTAACGTTGTTTGGAAGCCAAGAAGCGATAGTAGGGATAGAGTCCTATAGTGGAGTGACTTTGGACCTTAGTACTCTAACAGAGGCCGGCACAGAGACAATTAAAGCGGACTTGACGCCGCCCTCTGGTTTTGAGAAAATCGAGCCGAGCTCCGTTGTCCTTACGGTAACTGTTGTTGCATCGGAAGAATCGTCGATTAGCGAGAAAATAATTCGTAACGTTCCCATTACTCTTCAGGAACCTGGGGGCAGTTTTACTGCGACAATAACTCGTCCCCAAAGTGCAAATAAAGATATAACGGTTTCGGGTCCGAGTGATATGCTGGATAATGTGGATGCTAGTGATATTAAACTTGTTGCGGACGCGAGAAACCTCAAGGAAGGTAATCATGTAGTTGCGTTACAGGTAGAAGCACCTGATTACGTGACGGTTACGTCTTCTTCGGGGGATCTTAAAGTTTCCGTACATGTGAAGGATGATTCGAAAGAAACGTCTACAACACCGGTCGAACCTGAAACAAAGCCGGATGAAGATAGCAAAGCGGAAACACCAAATCAAGGATCAGAAGAGAATACAGATACAGGATCCTCAGATGGGAACAATGACGAGACTATGGAAAGCGATTCAGAAGAAAACGATAGCTCAGCGGGAGCTAATCTTTCATCACCGTAA